CGTCTGTAGCATTGGCCTTGCGGTCGAAGCACCGGGCCACGTAGTAGATGAAGCTGCGCATGCCTTCCACGTAGGCTTTCATCTGGATGAGCATGCGCCGCACATCCGGATGCTGGATGATCGGCACCTGGGTGTTGTCTTCGGCCTTGGCCGCCAGATCGCGGCCCTGGCGTCTTTCCCGGGCATAATTGAGGGCGTGCAGGTAGGCGGCCGATCCGTGCGTGAAACCCTGGGCGCCGACGTCGAGTCTGGCCTCGTTCATCATGTGGAACATGATGGCCATCCCCTGGTTTTCCTTTCCGAGCAGCAGCCCCTGGCATTTGCCTTTGCCGCCGAGTGTCAGGCTGCAGGTGGGGCTGGCATGCAGCCCCATCTTGTGTTCGACCCCCGTGCAGACGACATCGTTGAAATCGCCGATGCTCCCGTCCGGATTGACCCGAAATTTCGGGACGATGAACAGGGATATCCCCTTGGTTCCTGCAGGCGCTCCTTCGATGCGGGCCAGCACGGGATGGATGATGTTTTCGGTCAGGTTGTGCTCGCCGCTGGTGATGAAGATTTTGTTTCCGGTGATGGAATAGGTGCCGTCGGGGTTGGGAGTGGCTGTCGTGGTGAGTGCGCCGACGTCGCTTCCGGCCTGGGGTTCTGTGAGCAGCATGGTGCCCGCCCATTTGCCGGAGTACATGGGTTGCAGGAAGAGGCGTTTCTGCTCTTCCGTACCGTAGAGTTCGATCAGCTTGCCTGCGCCGTGGGTCAGGGTGCCGAAGGCCGCCAGCGCGAAATTGGCGCCGACCAGATACTCAAAGGCGGCCTGGGCGATCAGGTGGGGAAGACCCTGCCCCCCGTATTCCGGTTTTTCCCGCATCAGGATCCATTCGCCTTCCATGAACAGCTTGTAGGCTCTGTGAAAACATTCCGGTACGCTGACTTTTCCGGCATCGAAGCGAACCCCTTCCTTGTCTCCCGCAGCGAACGTCGGCAGAATTTCCTTGATGCCGAAGTTCCGGGCTTCGCTGATGACCATATCGAACAGCTTTCGGTTGCATTCCCGGTACTTGGGGTATCGGGTCAGGGCTTCGGCGTCGAACTGTTCATAGAGGACAAAGTCGATATCTCTTCTGTCTGCAATCAGTTGGGCCATGGCCTTCTCCTTGGGCGAAAGGGGGGTCGCGGTTTCGAAATAAACGCACATGACGATAGATTTTTGTCTTTAAAAACGTAAGAAAAAGTTACGTTTTTTGATGGTTATGAGATCACTGTAAGCTGCTGAGTTATGTTTTCGGCGCCTCCGGCGATATAAATCCGGCCGTCACCCCGGCAAAAGCCGGAATCCAGTGCTTCGATTGCGGGTTATGGCCTGGTTCTGGATCCCGGCTTTCGCCGGGGTGACGGGCCAGGGGAATTTCGATTACGATTACGATTACGACAACGATAACGACAACGACAACGACAACGACAACCAATAAAGGATGACGATTACGACAATGATTAACCCTCATGTTGCGGAGGGACGATTTTCACGGTAAACGGATGGATCAGAGACTGATGACGGAGCCTTTGCAGGCCAGATCGATGAGATCCGCACCTTTGGCGAATTTGGCGCCCGGAATCAGATCGGCTTCGGTGATTTTCCGCGCGATTGCGCAGGGCGTGCATACCAGAATCGGGACATCATATTCCTGGCAGTAGCTCAGGTGATCGTCGAGCGAATCGCCGGTCGCGGCCTTTACGTGCTGGGCGATGCCTTCCTTGGCCAGATATACGCCTTCATCCAGCAGGAAAACGCTGACGTTCTTCCCTTCCTTCTTGGCCGTTGCGGCGAAGAAAAAGGCGCGGGTGGCGCGGTTGGGGTTGTCTGAGCCGCAGGACAGGGCGATGACGATGGAATCGGTCATGGGAAAACTCCTTTCTTGATTCGAAACAGGTAATGTGTGAAAAAAGAACCGTACACCCCCGGCGGCCAAGAACTGCGATGCAACGGCAGGTGTGCCGGGGCTGTCCGAGCAGAAGCCTTTCCGTGATTACACGATCTTCTGTCGAAAATCAAACGGTATGGCAATTGTGGCCATATTTCAGGCTTGAAAAGGGAACAAACAATGAATCCGAATCAGACAAAGCGTCCCGTTTGGCTGGATGAAGGGGGAAGGCTTTGGGTCATCGACCAGAGGGAGTTGCCGCATCGTTTCGAAGTCCTGCAGATTCAAACCGTGTTGGACATGATCCAGGCGATCCAATCGATGGTCGTGCGGGGAGCGCCGCTCATCGGGGTGTGCGGGGCCTACGGGATGGCGCTTGCCGCAAGACAGGCCTGCGCAGCCGAGGATCCCCGCAAGACACTGGAAGAGCTCACCCAAACCCTGAGATCGGCCAGACCGACAGCCGTCAACCTGGCCTGGGCCGTCGATGGGATTTTCGCCCAACTGGCCGGTGAATCCAAAGCGGCATCCTGGCCGGAGGTGGCGCTTTCAGAAGCACAGGCCATCGAGGAAGCGGAAGTCGTGCGCTGCCGCAGCATCGGGCAATTCGGTCTTGCACCCATCCGGGCCATTCATGAACGGCATCCGGAAAGACCCGTTCAGGTGCTCACCCACTGCAATGCCGGATGGCTGGCATGTGTCGAATACGGGACGGCCACCGCCCCGATTTATGCGGCGCACGAGGCGGGCATTCCCGTCCATGTCTGGGTGGATGAAACCAGACCCCTGAACCAGGGCTCCCGGCTGACGGCATGGGAGTTGGCGCAGAAGGGTGTGCCCCATACTGTCATCGTGGACAACGCGGGCGGACACTTGATGCAGCAGGGGATGGTGGATCTGGTGATCGTCGGTGCGGACCGGGTGAGCCGCAACGGGGATGCGGCCAACAAGATCGGCACGTATCTGAAGGCACTGGCAGCCGGCGACAACGGCATCCCGTTTTATGTAGCCATTCCTTCGACGACGATCGACTGGATGATCGGGGACGGGGTGGCCGGCATTCCCATCGAAATGCGCGACCCGGATGAGGTCCGCTTTGTCGAGGGTCTCGACGGGGATCGGCGGACTCGGGTCCTGGTACCCCCGGAAGGCAGCCCTGCCCTGAATCCGGCCTTCGATGTGACACCTGCACGGCTCATCACCGGTTTGATGACGGAAAAGGGAATCTGCGCCGCCAGTGAGGCAGGCATCCTGGGCCTTTTTCCGGAAATGGGGGGATATAGGCCATGAAATTCCCATACGGTATCTGCGATTTTCGAAAAATCGTCCTGCAGGGATATTTTTATTGTGACCGGACCGGCTGCATCCCGTTGTTGGAAAAAGGGGAATATGTGCTGTTCATTCGTCCACGGCGATTTGGCAAAAGCCTGCTTCTGTCCACCCTGTTCAATTATTACGACATCGCCAGGGCCGACGAGTTCGAGCGGCTGTTCGGACATCTGGCGATCGGAAAGAATCCCACACCGCTGCACAACAGCTATCTGGTTCTCCAATGGGATTTTTCCTGTGTAGATCCCTTCGGAGACGTGGAAGATATCCGCAGGTCCCTGCACGATCACATCAACGCCTGCATCGAAGCATTCGCCCTGTATTATCGGGACGATCTCCGGGGAGACATTCGGATCGACCGCGCCAATGCCATCTCCTCCATCCAGTCGCTCACAAGCGTTGCCCGCAGCAGCGGGCACAAGGTGTATCTGCTGATCGACGAATACGACAACTTCGCCAATCAGGTGATGATGGGGGTGCAGCAGGACAAACAGAAGCGCTACGAAGCCCTTGTTTTCGAAGAAGGGCCGCTTCGCACCCTGTTCAAGGCGGTCAAGGCATCCACGAGCCAATCGCTGTTCGACCGAATCTTCATCACCGGGGTGTCTCCCATCGTGATGAGCGACATCACCAGCGGGTACAATATCGCAGAAAATATCTATTCGGATCCTCAGTTGAATGATTTGTGCGGGTTTACCCATACCGAAGTGGCGGGAGCCATCCGGGATGTGGTGGAAGCTTGCCGGTTGGATTCGGACAAGATGGCAGAAGCCCAAGCCATGATGCAGACATATTACGATGGATACAAATTTTCCCCGGATGCGGATGAAACCGTTTACAACCCGACCATGGCTTTGTATTTTCTCAAGGCATTTTACCAGACCTGTAAGTACCCACGGGAAATGCTGGACGACAACCTTGCAGCCGATGGCGCCAAGCTGGACTACATCGCCCAGATTCCCGGCGGAAGCCAACTGCTGCTGGATCTGGTGCATGAGCAGGCGACGGTTGTCGTGTCCACTCTGGCCAAGCGATTCGGGATTCGGGATCTACTGAATGTGACGAACAAAGACAATGCTTTTCTGGTGTCTCTGCTGTATTATTTTGGGGTGCTGACCATCGACGATTTGACGGCGGAAGGGGAGCTGGTTCTGCGCGTTCCAAACGTGGTCATGCAAAAGCTCTATATGGAACGGCTTGCCGAGCTGCTGCTTCCTGATCCGAGGGTACGGGACGAGGGCAAGCTGGCTGCCAAGGCCCTGTATCAAAAGGGGAATATCGAGCCCTTGTGCACCTTCGTGGAGCAGAAATACTTCAAGGTCTTCCACAATCCCGACTACCGGTGGGCGAACGAGCTGACGGTAAAGACGGCCTTCCTCACCCTGCTCTACAACGATATTCTCTACATCATGGATTCGGAGGCGGAAGTCGGCAGGCAGCGGGTGGACCTCACGATGATCATCCGGCCCGACATGCGGCGATTCACCATCCTGGATGTGTTGATCGAGTTCAAATACGTGACGTTGGCGGATGCCGGGTTAAGCGGCCAAGCGGCCCGGGAATTGACAGTGGAGGCGCTTCAGTCACTGCCGCCCATGCAGCAGGCGATGGCAGACGCCGTTCGGCAGGCCCGGGAATATGGCCGGATGCTTGAAGAGCGGCACGGCAATCTTCGCCTGAGACGCTTTGCGGTGGTGTCGCTGGGTTTTGAGCGCATCTGGGCCAAGGAAGCGTGATGAATTCCCAGAAGGCAAGCCCGATCTCTGACCGAATCCGCTTTAACCCTTTGGGGAAGGATAATCACGGCCATTCGGGTATAGGACTTTGGTTTTCGATTGCGATAGGTCGATCAACTCCTACCGCTATATCTTTCTTCAATCAGGGGAATGTATTGTGGCCAATCCATCAAGGGGGTGTCTGATTTTGGTCAGATGAAAAGCCTTTGCGTTAACCAAATGGGGAAAGGAGAGAAAGGAACCATGAAACGTATCGGGTTGTTTGGAACACTGTTGTTGTTCGTCGTTTCGTTGCTGGCGGTGGCGCCTTCGAATGCCTCGGCCGGAGCCGTCCCCGACACCGGGGTCACGAAATGCTACGACGATGCCGGAAACGTCATCACCTGCCCATCTCCCGGCCAGCGTTTCTATGGACAGGATGCCAACTACACCATCAACCCGCCTTCCTACACCAAACTGGATGCAAACGGCAACGACCTCTCCGACTCGGCCACATCCTGGGCCATGGTGAGAGACAATGTGACAGGCCTCATCTGGGAAGTGAAAACGAACCAGGATGGTACTCCAAACTACAGCGACCCCCACGATGCGGACAATACGTACACGTGGTACGATCCATCCGATCCTCTGCACGTCGGAACGGCAAGCGATCACGACACCAAGGACTTTCTGGATGCCCTGAACACCTCTCGTTTCGGCGGTTACAGCGATTGGCGTCTGCCGACCATCAAGGAGCTTCTTGCCTATCTGGTGCGCTACGACATTCCATATTTCGATGTGGCCATCGATATTGGATATTTTCCGAATGCGTTGGCGTCCTGTTATTGGTCGTCTACTACCCTTGTCGGCCTTCCGAGCTACGCGTGGATCGTGTACTTCGGCAGCGGCAACGACAGCGGCTACGGCAGTAAGGGCCACGGCTACTATGTGCGCGCCGTTCGGGGTGGACAGTCTGGATCATCTGCTCATTCGGTTATTGGATCATTTGGATTAATGGAAGATGGATTTCCAGCAGAGGCTGCGACAGATACTTATACGGATAATGGTGATGGAACCGTTACCGATACATCGACCGGGCTGATGTGGCAGCAAGAGACACCGGACAATACGAAGAACTGGGAGCAGGCGCTTTCCTATTGTGAGAACCTGACCTTGGGTGGGCACACGGACTGGCGATTGCCCACCATAAAGGAGCTTCTATCCCTTGTCGATTACAGCCACCGCCATCCGGCGATCAATACGGCCTTCTTTCCGGGTACGGTGGCGTCCTATTATTGGTCGTCTACTACCGATGCCGGCTATCCGTACGACGCGTGGGTCGTGAACTTCGACAGCGGCTACGTCTACAGCAGCTATAAGAGCAGCCGCGGCTATGTGCGCGCCGTTCGGGGTGGTGGAGGATTGGGTGATTCTTTGGTGATTGTTGGGGATCAGCCGGGTTGGAGCA
This Desulfatirhabdium butyrativorans DSM 18734 DNA region includes the following protein-coding sequences:
- a CDS encoding DUF1566 domain-containing protein translates to MKRIGLFGTLLLFVVSLLAVAPSNASAGAVPDTGVTKCYDDAGNVITCPSPGQRFYGQDANYTINPPSYTKLDANGNDLSDSATSWAMVRDNVTGLIWEVKTNQDGTPNYSDPHDADNTYTWYDPSDPLHVGTASDHDTKDFLDALNTSRFGGYSDWRLPTIKELLAYLVRYDIPYFDVAIDIGYFPNALASCYWSSTTLVGLPSYAWIVYFGSGNDSGYGSKGHGYYVRAVRGGQSGSSAHSVIGSFGLMEDGFPAEAATDTYTDNGDGTVTDTSTGLMWQQETPDNTKNWEQALSYCENLTLGGHTDWRLPTIKELLSLVDYSHRHPAINTAFFPGTVASYYWSSTTDAGYPYDAWVVNFDSGYVYSSYKSSRGYVRAVRGGGGLGDSLVIVGDQPGWSNVSVSADKKVQLKINSTNSRGDKPVYEWLLGLFIIDGVSLPGFIISDRGIYALSDVLASLSEYTFSFDPSGVTKLATLSMAELGLKSGDAFLYGYAYQNQNGIVYIDNVVSINVQ
- the mtnA gene encoding S-methyl-5-thioribose-1-phosphate isomerase is translated as MNPNQTKRPVWLDEGGRLWVIDQRELPHRFEVLQIQTVLDMIQAIQSMVVRGAPLIGVCGAYGMALAARQACAAEDPRKTLEELTQTLRSARPTAVNLAWAVDGIFAQLAGESKAASWPEVALSEAQAIEEAEVVRCRSIGQFGLAPIRAIHERHPERPVQVLTHCNAGWLACVEYGTATAPIYAAHEAGIPVHVWVDETRPLNQGSRLTAWELAQKGVPHTVIVDNAGGHLMQQGMVDLVIVGADRVSRNGDAANKIGTYLKALAAGDNGIPFYVAIPSTTIDWMIGDGVAGIPIEMRDPDEVRFVEGLDGDRRTRVLVPPEGSPALNPAFDVTPARLITGLMTEKGICAASEAGILGLFPEMGGYRP
- a CDS encoding DsrE family protein, which gives rise to MTDSIVIALSCGSDNPNRATRAFFFAATAKKEGKNVSVFLLDEGVYLAKEGIAQHVKAATGDSLDDHLSYCQEYDVPILVCTPCAIARKITEADLIPGAKFAKGADLIDLACKGSVISL
- a CDS encoding AAA family ATPase, which encodes MKFPYGICDFRKIVLQGYFYCDRTGCIPLLEKGEYVLFIRPRRFGKSLLLSTLFNYYDIARADEFERLFGHLAIGKNPTPLHNSYLVLQWDFSCVDPFGDVEDIRRSLHDHINACIEAFALYYRDDLRGDIRIDRANAISSIQSLTSVARSSGHKVYLLIDEYDNFANQVMMGVQQDKQKRYEALVFEEGPLRTLFKAVKASTSQSLFDRIFITGVSPIVMSDITSGYNIAENIYSDPQLNDLCGFTHTEVAGAIRDVVEACRLDSDKMAEAQAMMQTYYDGYKFSPDADETVYNPTMALYFLKAFYQTCKYPREMLDDNLAADGAKLDYIAQIPGGSQLLLDLVHEQATVVVSTLAKRFGIRDLLNVTNKDNAFLVSLLYYFGVLTIDDLTAEGELVLRVPNVVMQKLYMERLAELLLPDPRVRDEGKLAAKALYQKGNIEPLCTFVEQKYFKVFHNPDYRWANELTVKTAFLTLLYNDILYIMDSEAEVGRQRVDLTMIIRPDMRRFTILDVLIEFKYVTLADAGLSGQAARELTVEALQSLPPMQQAMADAVRQAREYGRMLEERHGNLRLRRFAVVSLGFERIWAKEA
- a CDS encoding acyl-CoA dehydrogenase translates to MAQLIADRRDIDFVLYEQFDAEALTRYPKYRECNRKLFDMVISEARNFGIKEILPTFAAGDKEGVRFDAGKVSVPECFHRAYKLFMEGEWILMREKPEYGGQGLPHLIAQAAFEYLVGANFALAAFGTLTHGAGKLIELYGTEEQKRLFLQPMYSGKWAGTMLLTEPQAGSDVGALTTTATPNPDGTYSITGNKIFITSGEHNLTENIIHPVLARIEGAPAGTKGISLFIVPKFRVNPDGSIGDFNDVVCTGVEHKMGLHASPTCSLTLGGKGKCQGLLLGKENQGMAIMFHMMNEARLDVGAQGFTHGSAAYLHALNYARERRQGRDLAAKAEDNTQVPIIQHPDVRRMLIQMKAYVEGMRSFIYYVARCFDRKANATDEAERQYWSDLTELLTPIVKAYCSERGFDVCTMAVQIFGGYGYTQEYPVEQLLRDCKITSIYEGTNGIQAMDLLGRKLSLKNGTVFVTLLQEIRKSILAAEKVSGLETLVRAVSQAVDSLEKAAEALRQKARSLEYRTAFAFAHPFLEICGDVILAWMLLERAAISFPKRAALVKENTPEAIQQAVASNRNAAFYDGQIRTATWFIRSVLPVTMGKVAALNNSSRAAVQIDEKGFGSL